From the Planctomycetota bacterium genome, the window CGCCCCGAGGGGGGTGGTGGAACCCCGCGGCGCACTCGGGTACACTTTCCGCGATTCTGGTTCTGTGCGTCCGGAGTCGGACGCGGTTCTCAGGTTCCCCGACGCTTCCTCGTGCCCGAGTTCGAGACGCCGGTGGTTCATGTTCGGGCACATGCAGGAAAGTTCGGGATGAAAATCTACGTTGGAAATCTGCCGTTCCAGACGACCGAGGATGAACTCCGCGGGCTCTTCGAGCAGCACGGCGAAGTCTCCAGCGCCTCGCTCGTCATGGACCGCGAGACGGGCCGCCCCCGCGGCTTCGGCTTCGTCGAGATGCAGAACGATGAGCAGGCCCGCGCCGCGATGACCGCCCTCAACGGCG encodes:
- a CDS encoding RNA-binding protein; translated protein: MPEFETPVVHVRAHAGKFGMKIYVGNLPFQTTEDELRGLFEQHGEVSSASLVMDRETGRPRGFGFVEMQNDEQARAAMTALNGANVGGRDLVVNEARPREDRGGFGGGGGGRSRGGFGGGGGGGGYGGGGGGGGY